One Methanoculleus sp. 7T genomic window carries:
- a CDS encoding DNA-methyltransferase codes for MRREGIPNRDKKEKIRRGTRDTKHAVHTSEPHAVRQYANSIICGDAIAVLPEIPDRSIDLVVTSPPYNFGHHYANDSMSDTREWNDYFRRLGAIWRECYRALKPGGRMVVNIQPLFSDYIPTHHIVSSQLLDLGFLWKAEILWEKNNYNAKYTAWGSWKSPSMPYLKYTWEFIEVFDKETHKKTGRKEDIDISGDEFKEWVFAKWAFPPEAKMRDYRHPAMFPEELPRRVIKLFSYRGDLVLDPFNGAGTTTLVACRSGRRFIGIDISPEYCETAVARLRDAGAPTRYIVWK; via the coding sequence ATGCGGCGGGAAGGCATACCGAACCGAGACAAGAAAGAGAAGATCCGGCGGGGCACCAGAGATACGAAGCACGCCGTCCATACATCCGAGCCTCACGCCGTCCGGCAATACGCAAACAGCATCATCTGCGGCGATGCGATAGCGGTGCTCCCGGAGATCCCGGACCGGAGCATCGATCTTGTCGTCACGTCCCCGCCCTACAACTTCGGTCACCACTATGCAAACGACAGTATGAGCGATACTCGCGAGTGGAACGACTATTTCCGGAGACTCGGAGCGATATGGAGGGAGTGCTACCGGGCCCTCAAACCGGGCGGGAGAATGGTCGTCAACATCCAGCCGCTCTTCTCAGACTACATCCCTACGCATCATATCGTCTCTTCTCAGCTCCTCGATCTCGGATTTCTCTGGAAAGCGGAGATCCTCTGGGAGAAGAACAACTACAACGCCAAATATACGGCATGGGGGAGCTGGAAGTCGCCGTCGATGCCGTATCTGAAGTATACTTGGGAGTTCATCGAGGTCTTCGATAAGGAGACGCACAAGAAGACGGGGCGGAAGGAGGATATCGACATCTCCGGCGACGAGTTCAAGGAGTGGGTCTTTGCGAAGTGGGCCTTCCCGCCGGAGGCCAAGATGCGGGATTACCGACACCCGGCGATGTTCCCTGAGGAACTCCCACGGCGGGTGATCAAACTCTTTTCCTACCGGGGGGATCTGGTCCTCGACCCCTTCAACGGCGCAGGGACGACGACGCTCGTCGCCTGCCGGTCCGGGCGGCGGTTCATCGGGATCGATATCTCCCCCGAATACTGTGAGACCGCCGTGGCCCGGCTTCGTGATGCTGGGGCCCCTACCCGCTACATCGTCTGGAAGTAG